The sequence below is a genomic window from Leptospira ryugenii.
CATTTGGAACCAGAAGCAATGGGTCTAACCGTATCAAATTCTAGGGTGCTACTACGGGAATAGATTGTATTTCCTTCCTGGTCAAATACTTGTAAGGTGGCCCCTTCGTCAGTGCTCCGTGCAAATCGATCAAAACAGTCATTTAAGGAGGTGCAAGGTGCCAGTATACTTGCCAAAAGAACGGCTTGCGAACCTGTATCCGTTTTTGTTTCTGTCTGGCATTGGAAGAGGAGTAGAGAGGCAAACAATAGTGCAGTAATGTAGATGGTCTTTTTCATGTTGTGTTCCTTACAGTTTAATCAAACCGTCAATGGTGATGACCTTTCCTGTTTTTTCGAGGTCGCAGGATGCAAATTGCGGAAGTAAGGCGGCATCACGTGCAGAACCGACCGCACCAGAGGGAGCCAGATTGGTATAACTCGCTCCCAATACCAGGGCACCTCTTGTGCGGATGTCTGATTCACACTGCTCTACTGAGGATTCCATGAAGTAGTCCTTATCCGAAATTTTGGTTGTGAAGGGGTAGAGGAGCTTGGCCAGAACGCCATTGATCAGGATAAGAGGAAGGATAGGCCCTGTACCGGCTGTCATTCCGTTTGCATTCAGCCAGGCTGCTGTGGCCGTTGCTTCTGCTTCTAGGATGGCATCAGAAATCCTAGACTTTGCTGTAGAGCCCGGGATTGCTCCGTAGGTTTGCAAACCCAAACCTTCCGTGAGGGCGCAATTCTGTAAGGACAGGAGGAGGACTAAGAGTATGATTCTGTTCATAGGGTTTCCCTGAAGTATAGAATGATTCTATTTCAGTAAACCATTCTTTTGCCACTTTTAACATATTTATTGAACGATTGGAGGGAGGTGATCAGCCTGCGACTGACACCACTTGCAATACTGGTACAAAGAAAGCCCCCTTGTACCAGTATCCGTGCCTAGAGCTTGTCTGCTTCTTTCTGGTAGCGAATCGCCTCCTCTCGTGCTTCCTCTGCTAGATTTTTAAATTTGTTTGCGTTTTGCATTTCGGACAGAGCTTTGCCACCTTGCGGGCCTTTTGCGAGATTTTCATACTTAATAGCTAGATCTTTATAGTCCAAGGCTCGTTTCAGAAAGTATTCCTTCGCGGTTTTTTTTGCTTCAGGGGTCACTGCTTCTTTTAACAGTAGTTTTTCGAGATCTGAAATCGCGAACACTTGCGTCGAGAGTAAAATGAGTAGAAATAGAGTCTTTTTTTTCATAGATGGTAGTTCTCCTAGGAACAAAGACTACATAAGTTAATTCCTCAGGCAATAGAAATCCTACCTAAATAAATTGTTAACCTTAATGACATTTAATTTCATTCTAAATCAATTTATGTTCAAAATGTTCCTGATTGATTAAACATTGCCACCAGCAATGAGCAAAGCTTAAAAGCATAAGTATTTAGAAACAAAATAAAAAGCCCTTGCCAATTTGAATTTTTGTGGCTAAAGTATGGACAAGAAGTTTGGATCAAATGTCGAAAGTCTCTACCGAAGAATCATTTTTAGTTGTGGGAGTGGGTGCATCGGCCGGTGGACTCGAGGCAATCCAAAGCCTCCTTGGTCATTTAGAGGAGGACTGCAGAGAACATGCTTTTATCATAGCCCAACATGTAAGCCCTACCTATAAGAGTATGTTAGGACAACTCCTCAGTCGCTCAACTACCTTACCCGTTGTAGAAGCAGAGAACGACAAACCAGTGTTTCCTGGTAGCATCTACATCACGCCTCCAGACACTGAGATTCGCATCATAGCGGGGCACTTCTCCTTGACCAAACCCAAAAATATCTCTGGACCCAAACCTTCGATTGACATCCTCTTTGAATCCATTGCTCTAAATTTTAAAAATAGATCCATTGGAATCATTCTCTCGGGAACCGGTTCAGATGGATCTATGGGCATTACCGCCATACATGAGGTAGGTGGCTTATGTATGGTTCAGGATCCCAAGACATCAAAATTTGACGGGATGCCAGCCTCTGCCATCGAGACTGGTATCGTGGATTTGGTTCTTGCGCCCAGTGAAATGGGAAAACAAATCCTGTCCTATGCGAAAGAGCCACATGAGGCAAAAGAAAGTGTGGATACGGAAGATGCGGATGGACAAACTTTGCAACAAATTCTCTGGTCCCTTTCCAATGTGAAAGGAACTGATTTTTCAGCTTACAAAAAGTCTACGATCCTACGTCGTCTTTTGAAGCGAATGGAAAGTTTAAAAATTAAATCTCTCTCAGATTACAAACTTTATCTAGAAAAACACCATGAAGAATATGAATCATTATTTGAAACCATATTAATTGGTGTAACATCTTTCTATCGAGATGAGAATGCTTTTTTAAGTATTGAAGAGCATTTAAAAACAATCATTGCAAACAAAACGAAAGGTGAGTCGATTCGCATTTGGACGCCTGGATGTTCTACTGGTGAAGAGGCCTATAGCATAGCAAGCATTATCGCCAACATCCTAAAAGAAAAAATCGTACATTACCATATCCAAATCTTTGCCACTGATATTGATGAGAAGGCGATAGCTTTTGCAAGGAAGGCAGTTTACCCCAACACATCCAATTTTATTTTTAAGTCGATTGAGGATTCCTCCTTTTTGATAGAAAAAGAAGATTCCTTCGAGATCTCAAAATTACTTCGTTCTATGATTTTGTTCACGAAGCATGACCTTACCAAGAACCCACCATTTTTAAAATTAGATATGGTGATTTGTAGAAATCTTTTGATCTATTTTAACCAAAATTTACAGCAACAGATCATTCCTTTGTTTCACTATGCACTCAATCCGAATGGGATTCTTTTTTTAGGCAAATCAGAAACGGTCGGAAATTTTTCGGATTTATTCATTACCTTAGATTCCGAAAATAAAATTTTCCAAAGAAAGAGGGGTGGTGCCGTACAAAATCTTCGTTTTGCAGGGATTCGCCAAAACTCATCCATAGTTGTGAGGTCACCAGTAAAAGAATCTCTCCGAAAAGACATGACTGTGAGTGAAATGGTCAAGGAAACTTTGTACAATACCTATGACAATCCCTATGTCATTATTTCGGACCAGTATCTTGTTGAGATGATCAATGGTGATGTGAATTTATTTTTGAGCCTTCCGGAAGGCCAAATGAACGCAAATATCTTGAAGATGATTCGCCCTGATTTGCAAATCGAACTTCGCGCCACCATCACAAAGGTAATCAAAGAAAAAGAATCTCAAAAGAGTGGGCTTTTGCCTTTTACTGTGGATGGCAAATCTTACCTAACAAATATTAAAGTAAAGCCTCTCCTCTATACTCAAAAAAATAATGACTTATTCATGGTGATCTTTGAATTATTCCCTAATGAAAATAAGGCAAAGATCGCTGAGAAAAGTGGTAGTAAAGTAGAACTCCAAGAAAGAATTGAAATCTTAGAAAAAGAGCTTACGGCAACCAAAGAACATTTGCAAATCTATATCGAAGAATTAGAGACTACCAATGAAGAACTTCAGTCTTTGAATGAAGAGGTACAAAGCACCAATGAAGAGCTACAATCGACAAATGAAGAATTGGAAACAAGCGTTGAGGAACTTCAATCCACCAATGAAGAAATCCAGATTGCCTACACTGAGTTAAAAGCAAGTAACGAGGAGTTGGAGCGGAAAGACAATGAATTGAAGCTAAAAGAATCCAGCCAAACCGCTCTTCTAAACAACACCTTACAGTCATTTGTCCTAACAGATAAGAATTTTAAGATACTGACATTCAATGAGATCGCTGAAAGTACGTTTTCTTTCTTATTTCGGCAAACATTGAGCATAGAGAAAGATTTGCGCGAAATCTTCCTATCGGATGCAATTCCTAACCTAGATCTGAGCTTTGCAAGCCTTTCCAAGGGAGAGGTTGTCCAAGGAGAGTTCAAATGTTTAGACAAAGAAAATAGAAAAAGGCAATTTGCTTATAACTTCACTCCTGTTTTGGACGCTACAAAGAAATTGAGTGTGATCTCATTTTCCCTTTTGGACATCACCGCAACCAAAGAAACGGAAATCCAACTAAAAGAGACAGAGAAACTTTTGGTTTCGATCTTCAATGCTGTAGACATCGGTGTTTGTATCACGGATCAATTTGGTAGGTTTGTCAATGTAAACCAAGCTTATTGTGAAATCTATGGTTACTCAAAAGATGAGTTACTAGGAAAATCATTTACCATCGTAGTACTGCCAGAATACCGCGAGGCAATCCAAAGTATGCATGACCAATTCATTGCAGGTGAAGAGGAGATCCCTCGCGAGTGGACTGTCCAGAGAAAGAATGGAGAGGTCATTGATATCTATGCCAATGCAAAACTTTTGATCCAAGAAGATGGTACAAGGTATAAAGTAACCTCCGTCCGGGATATTACGGAAAAGAAAAAATTCCAGAGATTGCTATTGGAAACGCAGGAAGCAACCCATGTCGGTGGTTGGGAATACGATTTGCATACACAGCAATTTTCTATGACCCAAGAAAGTTATCATTTATTCAATCTTTCCCAAACCAAAGCCTATTCTATGGAAACCATAGCTGAACTATTCAATGACTATGAAAAGGAAAGGCTGCTCGTACATTACCAGTCGATGCTTGCCAACAAACAACCCTATGAACTTTTATTAGAATACATTGACCACAAGGGCCAAAGGAAATGGTACCGAGCGATAGGAGCTCCAGAACTCAATGCGACTACCTTCCGTAAGGTATTTGGTTCTTTCCAAGATGTTACCGACTCTATCAATTTTGAAATTGAAATGAGAAAGGCAAAAGAGCTATTGGAGCAAACCAATGAGACTGCGAGAGTTGGTGGTTGGGAATATGATCTAGAAACTAAGAAGTTAACTTGGACATCTGTTACCCGTGATCTACATGAAGTGCCTGAAGACTATATACCCAATGTAGAGGACGCGATCCTATTCTATAAAGAAGGCGAACATAGGAATCGGATCCAGAACCTCTTCCAAAAATTATTATTATTTGGAACCGCTTATGATGAAGAGTTTATCATCGTAACTTACAAAGGCAGAGAGCGTTGGGTCCGCGCCACAAGCCAAGCTTATTTTGAAAATGGAGTCTGCAAACGAGTCTTTGGTGCCTTCCAAGATATCCATGAGAGGAAGATGGTCAGCGAAGCAATGCGGATCACCAAAGAAAGATATGAATTCTTAAGCCAGGCAACTAGGCAAGCCATTTGGGACTGGGATATTGGGGAAGGAACTGTCTTTTGGGGGGAAGGATACCGGACAAACTTTGGCTTTGATATAGAAAACATGCATTTGAGTTATGAAACTTGGGAGAATCTATTGCACCCTGAGCAGAGAGAGAAAGTGATCCAAAGAGTCCAAGAGGCAATGGCTAATCCTGATATACTGACATTCGAAAACCAGTACCAATTGCAAAAAGCGGATGGTAACTTCGCAGATGTTATCGATAAGGCATTGGTCATCCGCGACCAAACGGGAAAGGCGATCCGTATGGTGGGAGCTGTCGAAGATATCACAAAACGAAAGGCAGGCGAAGTCCAACTCAAATTATTGGAGTCTGTGATTACAAATTCCAATGAAAGTGTCCTCATCACAGAAGCAAACCCCGTAGGGTCTATTGGGCCTAACATTGTCTTTGTGAATGCGGCCTTCACTAAGATGACTGGGTATACACAGGAAGAGGTGATTGGAAAAACCCCTCGGATCCTCCAAGGCCCGAATTCTAGCCCAAAAGAAATCAGTAAGATGAGAGAAGCTTTGGCCAAGTGGGAACCTGTCGAGGTTGAGATCATCAACTATAAAAAAGATGGCAGTGAGTTTTGGAATGAATTTTCAATCTTTCCTCTTGCAAATGAAAAGGGTTTTTACACACATTGGATCGCCATTGAAAGGGATATCACTCGGAAAAAACGAGAAGAAAATGAAAAAGAAAAATTGATCTCCGAGCTAACCCAAAACAACAAAGACCTAAAACAATTTAACTACATAACATCTCATAACCTAAGGGCACCACTCTCCAATTTAAGTGCAGCCTTAAGTTTGATCGAAGACATCCCCATCTCTGATCCACTCCTTTCGGAGCTTCTAAAAGGGATCAAACTCTCAACCGAGACACTAAACCAAACCATAGATGATTTGATCCGCATCCTCATCATAAAAGATAGCCCTGCCATTGAACAATCTGCCCTTGATTTAGAGACTGTGTTTCAGTCTGTCCTTTCCCAGATTCAGAACATTGTCTCTTCGAGTGGAGCTTCTATTCTTACACAATTTGCTGATGTTAAACAAATAGTGTTCAATAAACCTTACTTGGAGAGTATCTTTCTAAACCTTTTGACAAATGCGATTAAATATAGATCCCAAGAAAGAGACCTTCACATTTCTGTCAAATCCATGGAATCGCGTGAGTTTTATTTTTTAGTATTTGAAGACAATGGATTGGGAATCGATTTGACTCGTAACAAAGATAAAATATTTGGTTTATACCAGAGGTTTCATAATTTGCCTGATAGTAAAGGTTTAGGGCTTTATTTGGTAAAATCGCAATTACAGGCATTAGGTGGTTCTATTCGAGTAGAAAGCCAGGTAAATGTCGGAACAAAATTTATAATCAAGATAAGAAAATGAACTATATTTTATGCGTAGATGATGATCCCACCGCTCTAACGATCCAGACCATTCTCTTCAAACAATTGCAATTCGGAAGCCAGACCATCACCAAACGAAATGGACAAGAAGCCTTAGATTATTACGAGCAAATTGTAAATGGGGCAAGAGCATTTGTACCAGATTTAATTTTTTTGGATTTGAATATGCCGATTTTAGATGGCTGGGGTTTTTTAGAAATCTTCAACCAAAAGTATTACAAACAATTCCCGGATTCTAAGGTTTATATCTTATCCTCATCTGTGGACCCGAGTGATAAAAAAAATGCAGAATTGTATCCGTTTGTTCAGAGCTTTATCTCAAAACCACTCACAAAAGAATCAATTTCAAAGATCAAAGAAGGCAAGTCTCCGATTTAATGCCTTTATCATAGAAAAGATATTTAAGTCCGAACAAACTGTTCGATTGTCCAACAGAAAGGTGAGTCAGTATCTCTCTATTTAGAAGACGGAGAGAAATATTTTTTCTTATAGGCCTCGAGTTTGTCTTGGGCAAAATAATCCGCTTGGATCACAGCAATGAGTTTGTTTGCAAGGCTTCGATTGTTACGCAAAAGCCAAAGTCGATAGTCATGGCTAATGCTGGATTCACCTACAACAATCATTTCCTGCGCTGATTCCACGAAACGACTGACACTGGCAAACGTTTGCTCGAGATTCTCGTGTATTGAATTCTGAAGTCTTTTCTCTCCTTGGTTGTCTTTCCACATAACAGTTTCAATTTGGTTTTGTTTTAAAATGATAATACAAGCATTCATGGGACTTGATCTTACAGTAGGTTGTTAAAAAATCATTTCAATTTTTGCTGATCTATGTCTAGATCGCAATGATATTTGTCAATCTGACAAGAATGGGATATTTAGAGTTTTTCTAGTTCTAGTTTTTCGAGGATAGATCGGAGAGACTGGAAGGTAAGGGGTTTTGCAATCACAATGTCCATACCTGCACGTTTACAAGCAGCGACATCTTCTGAAAGCGCGGAAGCTGTAAGAGCGATAATAGGTGTCTGTTTTTTATGAAGAGGTAAATTTCTGATTTGCCGAGAGGCCTCAAATCCATCCATTACAGGCATATGGCAATCCATCAATATGAAATCAAAATCAGAATCTAACACTGCTTCGATGGCTTCCTTACCATTTGATTTTGTTAATACTTCGCAACCGCATTTTTTCAGCATACCTTGGGCTACCATCTGGTTCACTTCATTATCTTCTACAAGGAGTACTTTGGGTTTTGATTTTGTTTGGTATGGTTGGATTTGCATTTTTGGGGAATCTGCTACTAGGGAGCAAGTGGAACATGGCAGACTAAGTGAAAATTCGCTCCCAACATATAACTCAGATTTTACGGTAATCTTTCCTTCCATTAACATTGCCAGCTGTTGGGAGATCGTAAGGCCTAAGCCACTACCTCCAAACCTTCTGGTGAAGGAAATATCAGCCTGCTGGAAAGGGCTGAAGATCTTTTCCATGGCATCTTCTGGGATTCCGATTCCAGTATCTATGACTTGTATCACAAGTTGTTCTTCTTTTGTGAAGGAGCGAATGGTTACGGAGCCGAATCTCGTGAACTTAATGGCATTATTTGTTAGATTTGTGATGATTTGTTTGAGTCTTACTGGATCTATCAAACACTGCAAAGGTACTGTCTCGTCAATCTCTAATTTCAAATTGATTTGGTTTTGTTTGGCGATGGGCTCAAGAAGAGAGATGATATCTCCAAGTAGGTTACGAACATTGGTGGGAACTTTCTCGATTTCGAGTTTCATACTTTCTAGTCTAGAGAGATCAAGAATATCATTGATGAGTGCAACCATTTGCATGCCACTTCTATGTACGAGTTCTAAAGAATTTTTTAAGTGACTAGGCAACTCTTCTGCTAATAGGAGTTCTGTGATACCGAGGACTCCATTCATAGGTGTTCTGAGCTCGTGGGACATATTCGCAAGAAATAGTGACCTAGCTTTCACTGCATCATCGGCCAATTTCTGAGCCTCCAAACGAAGGGCATTAAAAGCACTCGTAATCACAAAAACAGCAACAGTAAAGGAGACCGACCTTTCGAGTGAAATCCATTCATTGATGGGAAACTGGGGGAACAATTGAATAAACTCCAAGGCTAACATTCCAAAAGAAAGTAATGTTGTGTAGATAATGCCCCAAAGGCCATGGCGGAAACCACCATATAACAATCGTAAAATTGGGAATATGGTAAGCCACATCGCGAGCGGCCAATCGATACGATCTTGCATACTGCGGCAGAGTAAAAAATGGAG
It includes:
- a CDS encoding ATP-binding protein; the protein is MLISTIDSFLPKGSSQSGTELFQSRLTVVILLMASVTAFATGLPIILVFKDPSGFVTLGYGVFIALLTVQTKFWLRPKYSYFILEIATGLHFLLCRSMQDRIDWPLAMWLTIFPILRLLYGGFRHGLWGIIYTTLLSFGMLALEFIQLFPQFPINEWISLERSVSFTVAVFVITSAFNALRLEAQKLADDAVKARSLFLANMSHELRTPMNGVLGITELLLAEELPSHLKNSLELVHRSGMQMVALINDILDLSRLESMKLEIEKVPTNVRNLLGDIISLLEPIAKQNQINLKLEIDETVPLQCLIDPVRLKQIITNLTNNAIKFTRFGSVTIRSFTKEEQLVIQVIDTGIGIPEDAMEKIFSPFQQADISFTRRFGGSGLGLTISQQLAMLMEGKITVKSELYVGSEFSLSLPCSTCSLVADSPKMQIQPYQTKSKPKVLLVEDNEVNQMVAQGMLKKCGCEVLTKSNGKEAIEAVLDSDFDFILMDCHMPVMDGFEASRQIRNLPLHKKQTPIIALTASALSEDVAACKRAGMDIVIAKPLTFQSLRSILEKLELEKL
- a CDS encoding response regulator — encoded protein: MNYILCVDDDPTALTIQTILFKQLQFGSQTITKRNGQEALDYYEQIVNGARAFVPDLIFLDLNMPILDGWGFLEIFNQKYYKQFPDSKVYILSSSVDPSDKKNAELYPFVQSFISKPLTKESISKIKEGKSPI
- a CDS encoding PAS domain S-box protein, coding for MSKVSTEESFLVVGVGASAGGLEAIQSLLGHLEEDCREHAFIIAQHVSPTYKSMLGQLLSRSTTLPVVEAENDKPVFPGSIYITPPDTEIRIIAGHFSLTKPKNISGPKPSIDILFESIALNFKNRSIGIILSGTGSDGSMGITAIHEVGGLCMVQDPKTSKFDGMPASAIETGIVDLVLAPSEMGKQILSYAKEPHEAKESVDTEDADGQTLQQILWSLSNVKGTDFSAYKKSTILRRLLKRMESLKIKSLSDYKLYLEKHHEEYESLFETILIGVTSFYRDENAFLSIEEHLKTIIANKTKGESIRIWTPGCSTGEEAYSIASIIANILKEKIVHYHIQIFATDIDEKAIAFARKAVYPNTSNFIFKSIEDSSFLIEKEDSFEISKLLRSMILFTKHDLTKNPPFLKLDMVICRNLLIYFNQNLQQQIIPLFHYALNPNGILFLGKSETVGNFSDLFITLDSENKIFQRKRGGAVQNLRFAGIRQNSSIVVRSPVKESLRKDMTVSEMVKETLYNTYDNPYVIISDQYLVEMINGDVNLFLSLPEGQMNANILKMIRPDLQIELRATITKVIKEKESQKSGLLPFTVDGKSYLTNIKVKPLLYTQKNNDLFMVIFELFPNENKAKIAEKSGSKVELQERIEILEKELTATKEHLQIYIEELETTNEELQSLNEEVQSTNEELQSTNEELETSVEELQSTNEEIQIAYTELKASNEELERKDNELKLKESSQTALLNNTLQSFVLTDKNFKILTFNEIAESTFSFLFRQTLSIEKDLREIFLSDAIPNLDLSFASLSKGEVVQGEFKCLDKENRKRQFAYNFTPVLDATKKLSVISFSLLDITATKETEIQLKETEKLLVSIFNAVDIGVCITDQFGRFVNVNQAYCEIYGYSKDELLGKSFTIVVLPEYREAIQSMHDQFIAGEEEIPREWTVQRKNGEVIDIYANAKLLIQEDGTRYKVTSVRDITEKKKFQRLLLETQEATHVGGWEYDLHTQQFSMTQESYHLFNLSQTKAYSMETIAELFNDYEKERLLVHYQSMLANKQPYELLLEYIDHKGQRKWYRAIGAPELNATTFRKVFGSFQDVTDSINFEIEMRKAKELLEQTNETARVGGWEYDLETKKLTWTSVTRDLHEVPEDYIPNVEDAILFYKEGEHRNRIQNLFQKLLLFGTAYDEEFIIVTYKGRERWVRATSQAYFENGVCKRVFGAFQDIHERKMVSEAMRITKERYEFLSQATRQAIWDWDIGEGTVFWGEGYRTNFGFDIENMHLSYETWENLLHPEQREKVIQRVQEAMANPDILTFENQYQLQKADGNFADVIDKALVIRDQTGKAIRMVGAVEDITKRKAGEVQLKLLESVITNSNESVLITEANPVGSIGPNIVFVNAAFTKMTGYTQEEVIGKTPRILQGPNSSPKEISKMREALAKWEPVEVEIINYKKDGSEFWNEFSIFPLANEKGFYTHWIAIERDITRKKREENEKEKLISELTQNNKDLKQFNYITSHNLRAPLSNLSAALSLIEDIPISDPLLSELLKGIKLSTETLNQTIDDLIRILIIKDSPAIEQSALDLETVFQSVLSQIQNIVSSSGASILTQFADVKQIVFNKPYLESIFLNLLTNAIKYRSQERDLHISVKSMESREFYFLVFEDNGLGIDLTRNKDKIFGLYQRFHNLPDSKGLGLYLVKSQLQALGGSIRVESQVNVGTKFIIKIRK
- a CDS encoding TIGR04452 family lipoprotein; translated protein: MNRIILLVLLLSLQNCALTEGLGLQTYGAIPGSTAKSRISDAILEAEATATAAWLNANGMTAGTGPILPLILINGVLAKLLYPFTTKISDKDYFMESSVEQCESDIRTRGALVLGASYTNLAPSGAVGSARDAALLPQFASCDLEKTGKVITIDGLIKL